CTCCGGCATGGCGGCACCGGTGTTGGTCACCAGCCGCAACGGCGGCGGCTGCGCACCCGGCCTCGACAGCAGCCGGGCCAGCCCCTTCGCCATCGCCGGCACGGCCGGCAGCACGGTCGCCCGGTGCAACACCAACTCCCGCAACAGCCGCGGGCCGGCGTCCTCGGCCGTCGCCAACCGCACGCACGCGCCCGACAACAACCCCAGGAACACCTGGTAGAGCCCGTAGTCGAAGGACAACGGCAACGCGCAGAACACCACGTCCCCGGGCCGGTACTCCAGCACGGACTGGATCGCCTGCGCCGCGAACACCACCTGGGCGTGCGTGGACACCACGGCCTTGGGCCGCCCGGTGCTGCCGGAGGTGTAGATCAGGCACACCGGGTCCACGGCGAGCACCGGCGCGTCCACGGCGTCGGAATCCGGAGCCGACCGGACCTCCGCCAGGGTCACCGTCTTGATCCCGCGCTGCACGGCGGCGACCTGCGCGGCCGGGTCGTCGGTCACCAGCACGGCCGGCTCGCAGTCCTCCAGCACGTGCACCAGCGCCGCGACCGGCGTCCGCTCGTGCACGACGCTGAACACCGCCCCCGACCGGGCACAGGCGAACAGCAGCGCGGGCACGGCCGTGCCACCCGGCACGCACACCACGACCCGGTCACCCCGCCGCACACCCAGCCCGGCCAGCAACCCGGCCGCCCGCCGCGCGGCCAGGTCCAGCTCGGCGAAGGTCATCGTCTCGGTGCCGTGCGACAACGCCGGCGCGTCCGGGTGGTCGGCCACCGCCCGGTCCAGCACGTGGTGCAGGAGGGTCACGGCCGCTCCACCGCCCTCCGGAACAGCCCGGTGAGCGCGTCCACGTCCCGCAGGTCGCTGGTGGCCAGGTCGTCCGGGTCCAGCTCCACGTCCAGCGCCGACTCGACCCGCTCGATCACGTCCACCAGCCGGAACGAGTTGAACTTCGGCAGCTCCCGCAACGGGCCGTCCACGACCCCGGCGTCCAGCTCCAGCACCGACGCCAGCGCGCCGACCACCGTCGAGCGCACGGCCCCGGCCGCCAGCTCCGCGTCCAAGGCGCTGTCTGCCAGCAGCAGTTCGTGCACGCGGTCCACCAGCGCCGACGGCATCCCGCCGCCGCGCTGCGCCCGCCGCATGGCCACGTAGGTCTGGGACGCCAACGTCAGCCACGCCCGAGCACCCTCGGCCGCCCGACCACCGTCGTCCACGCCGACCGACGCCAGCCACCGGGCGTGCAAAGCACGCGTCCGCGCCAGCAGCCACACGTCCAGCACCAGGGCGTCCCACCCGGCGGGCCGGTCGCTGTGCTCGCGGACGGCGGCCACGTACCGGTCCACCAGGGCACCGTCGATCGCCCGTGCGGTCGCCACCAGCTCGCAGTCCACTTCGGACGGTGGCAGAGCGCCGGCGGTCAGGACGAACGCCGACGACTTCGGCACCGCCGCGTCCAGATCGGCCAACCGCCACACACCCGGTCGCGCGGACCCCCACGGCGTGTCGTTGTGGTAGGCGTCCACGACCACACCGGACTCGGTGAGCAGGAAGCTGTGCTCCATGTGCTTCTGCCCGAAGTACGGCACCCACGGCATGGTGTGCGCGTCGCCCACCACGTACAGCGGCCCCTCGGCGGCGGCCAGCCGGCGCAACGCCGGGCCGTCCAACCCGTCCTCCCGGACCGCCACGGACAGGCCCAGCAGCCGGGACGCCTCGTCCAGCCGCGTGTCCACCGGCACGTCCAGCGACGGCGGCCCGTCCGGCGGGAACGTCGGGCAGAACCTCGGCGCGGCACCCAGCGCCACGTGCGCGCCCCCGCCGTGGTGGCGGTCGGCGACGGCGGCCAGGTTGGCCTGCAAGCAGTCCAGCTCCGCCGCGTGCAGGCCGTCCAGCACCGGCGACCACGTCCGGTCCACGACCTCGTCCGGCACGGTCACGACCATCACTTCACCCCCGTGAGATCGGCTTCCACCAGGCGCAACCCGGCGGTGGCGGCGGCCAGCGCGGCCTCGTCGGCGGCCAGGTCGCGGACCTGGCCCGCCAGCAGTTGGTCGTAGGCGGACAGGTCCAGCAGCCCGTGCCCGCTCACGCACACCAGCACCCCGCGCGTCGACTCCCGCGCGGCCCGCGCCGCACCGGCCAACGCGTGCCCGGACTCCGGCGCGGGCACCACCAGCTCCGACACCGCGAACCGGCGACCCGCGTCCAGCGCCTCCCGCTGGCCCACCGCGACCGCGTCGACCGACCCGTGGTGGCGCATCGCCGACAGCAGCTTGGCCGCGCCGTGGAACCGCAGGCCCGCCGAGTGCGAGGCCGGGATGGAAAACGAACTGCCGATCGAGTACATGGCCTCCATCGGCCCCGACCCGGTCGCGTCGGTGTGGTCGTAGGCGTAGACGCCCCGGGTCAGCTTCGGCGTGGCGCTGGACTCCACCGCCAGCAGCCGCACCGCCTCCGCCTCGCCGGCCCGGTGCCGGGCGTGGAAGGGCAGCGCGATCCCGCCGAAGTTCGAGCCCGCGCCGACACTGCCGACCACGGTGTCCACCTCGGCACCCAAGGCGTCGAGCTGCTCGATCGCCTCCAGCCCGATCACCGACTGGTGCAGGATGCTGTAGTTCTCGCCGCTGCCGATGCAGAACGCCCGACCCTCGCCGCCGCGCGCGTACTCCACGGCCTCGCCGATCGCCAACGCCAGCGAGTTCCCGCCTTCGGTCAACGACGTCAGCCCGCTCGGGCTGGCGTGCACGGTCGCGCCCAGCAGCCGCATCAAGCTGCCCCGGTAGGGCTTGTCGCGCAGGCTGCCGCCGACCATGAACACCGTGCAGCGCAACCCGAACGCGGCGCACGCGGCGGCCAACGCCGTGCCCCACTGGCCCGCGCCGGTCCCGGTGACCACCTCGGTGATCCCCGCCCGCTTGTAGTAGAACGCCTGCGCCAGCGCGGTGTTGAGCTTGTGGCTGCCGGAGATGTTGCCGCCCTCGTACTTGACGTACACCGGCACGCGGGCGTCGACCTCGCGCTCGAACGCGGTGGCCCGCCACAGGGGAGTGGGCCGGTACTTGCGGTACTGCGCCACGACTTCCTCGGGGATGTCCCACCACTCCCGCAGCGACACGCTCTGCCGCACCAGCTCCAGCGGCAAGCCCGTGCTGACCGGGCCGGCCGCTTGCGAGGGCGTGAGGTCCGGCGGCAGGTCGTAGCCGAGGTGCGGCAGCACGCTGCGCCACGCGGCGGTCACCGGTGCTCCTCCACGGCCCGCAGCACCACGTCCACCAGGTCGGACACGACGGTGAACACCTTGCCGGTGAACAGGTCGTCGGGCAGCACCACGTCCAGCTCGTCCTCCAACCGCACCAGCATCCCCAGGAACCCCAGCGAGTTGATCCGCAGCACCGCGCCGTTGAGCGGCTCGTCGTCGGCGATGTCGGCGGGCGACAGCGACAGCCGGGACTCCCGGATCACCAGCCGCTTCACCGCCTCGGTCACCTCGTCGCGCCTGCTGTGCGTGGTCGTCACCGCGTTCCTCCCGTTCCCCGGACGGCGCCCGCGCCCTCGATCGCCCAGCTGTGCGTGAGCAGCGCGGACAGGCCCACCGGTCCGCGCACGTGCAACCGGCCCGTGCTGATCGACAGCTCCGGACCCAGGCCCATCGTCGGGCCGTCGTGCAGCCGCATCGACCCGTTGACCACCAGCGCGGCGGCGTCGGCCCCGCGCAGGAACCGGTCCACCACAACGGGATCGGTCGCCGCCACACCCTCGGTGTGCCGCGAGCCGTGCCGCCGGATGTGCCGCAGCGCCGCGTCCAGGTCGGGCACCGGGCGCAACCCGAAGGACCGGTCCAGGAACTCGCGGCCGTCGTCGTGCTCGGCCAGCGGGATCACCCGCGGGTCCTCCGCCGACAGCCGCGGGTCCAGCCGCAGCGCGAACGCGTCGGAGCGGGCGGTGAACCGCCGCACCAGCTCGTCGGCCACCTCGTCGTGCGCCAGCACCATCTCCAGGCTGTTGCACGCGGTCGGCTCGGTGAGCTTGGCGTCCAACGCGATGTCCACCACCAGGTCCAGGTCCGCGCTGCGGTCCACGTACAGGTGGTTGACCCCGCCGCCGCTGGCGATCACCGGGATGGCGGAGGCGGTGCGGCAGTGGTCGATCAGCGACGGGCTGCCGCGCGGGATCAACGCGTCGATGGCGTCGTAGCGCTTGAGCAGCTCGCGCACCATCCGCCGGTCCGTCTCGGCCAGCACGTGCGCCATCTCCGGCAGCCCGGACGCCGCCAAGGCCTCACCGATGACGGCACCCAGGGCGACGTTCGTGGCCGCGATCTCGCCGCCGCCGCGCAGGACGGCCACGTTCCCGACCGCGACCGGCAGCAACGCGCCCTCCACGGTGACCGTGGGCCGGGCCTCGTAGATCATGAGGACGGTGCCGAGTGGCTTGGGCACCTTCCGCGCGGTGAACCCCAGCTCACCCCGGATCGGCGGCCCTTCGGCGGTCACCGCCGGCAGCCACGCCTTGACTCGCTCGGCCAGCCCCACCAGCACGCCCAGGTGGTCCTCGGTCAGCCGCAGCCGGTCCACCAGCGACACCGGCAGGCCCTTGGCCACCCCCCGGGCCACGTCCTCGGCGTTGGCCTCCAGCACCGCGTCCCAGTGCTTGCCCAGCCGCACGGCCAGCTCGTCGCAGTACGCGGCGTACCGGTCGTCGCCCGGCGGGGGAGCGGCGTCACGCGCGGCGGTCGCGGCGCTCAGGATCTCGTCCACGGTCATCGTGTGACCTCCTCCTCGCGCCCGAGGAACGCGCCGATCGCGGCGGTCAGCTCGGGCAGGTGCTCGGGGTCGAAGACCTCGAAGTGGCTCGCGCGCAGGGTGCCGCGCTCGAGGTGCCGGGCCAGCTCGTGCCACCGCGCGGCTTCCTCCGGCGGCACGCCCTCGTCGGCGCACAGCAGCAACAGCACGCGGCCGTCGTAGGGGCGCTCGACGCGGTGCGCGGACAACGCGCGGACGTGCGCCTCGAACGTGCGCACCAACCGGTCCACGGTGTCCTGCGCGGGCCTTGCGCCCAACTGGGCCACGATCACGTCCCGGATCGCCCCATCACGTTCCACGGTGGACGGCCACGGCTCCGGCGAGCTGTCCACCACCACCAGGTCCGGCGTCGAACCGCGTGCGGCGAGGTCCGCGCACACCTCCCACGCCACCACCCCGCCCTGCGACCAGCCGAACACCAGGTCCGGGACGATCCCGGCGTCGTCCAGCGTGGCCAGCACGGTCTCGGCCATGCCCGGGATGGACTCCTCCGGCTCCTCGTCGGGCAGCAACCCGGTCGAGCGCACCGCGTAGACGTTGTGCGTGCCGCCCAGGTACGACGCCAGCCGCAGGTACGGCCCCAGCCCACCGCCCGCGCCCGGCACCATCACGCACACCGGCCGGTCCTTGCGGCGCACGAACGGGATCAGGCGGCCGGGCAGCGTCCCGGCGCTCACAGCCCTTCCTCTTCGCGGAGCCGGCGCACCAGCGCGGCCAGCGCGGACACCGTGGGCACGCGGAAGAAGTCCGCCACCGGCACCGCCACCCCGTGGTCCTCCTCGACCCGGGCCAGCGCGGTGAACACGTTGAGCGAGTGCGCCCCGTACTCCAGCAGCGACCGGGCCGGCTCGACCCCCTCCACGTCCAGCACCTCGCACCACAGCGCGGCCAGGTCCCGCTCGAGGTCGTCGGCGTACTCGACCGGGCCCGTGGTCTCGGTGGTCTTCTGGAGCTTGTCCAGCGCGGCCAGGGCGGTGTGGTCGGTCTTGCCCGTGCCCGAGGTGGGGACCTTGTCCAGGTCGTGGATGCGCGTGGGCACCATGTAGGCGGGGAGTGCCGCGGTGAGCCGGTCCCGGACCTGCCGGTGGTCGGCGTCCCCGACCAGGAACAACACCAACTCGCGGTCCGCACCCTCGCCCACCGCGATCGTGACCGCCTGCCGGACGCCCTCGACCTGGTTGGCCACGGTGTCGACCTCGCCCAGCTCGACCCGGTACCCGCGGATCTTGACCTGCGTGTCGCCGCGCCCGAGGAACACCAGCACGCCGTGCTCGTCCCGCACCACCAGGTCACCCGTGCGGTACATGCGGCCCTCGCCGGCGAACCGGTCGGGCAGGAAGCCCTTCGCGGTCTTCTCGGGGTCGTTCAGGTAGCCCTCGGCCGGGCACAGGCCGCCCAGGTGCAGGTCACCCGGGACGCCGACCGGGGCCAGGTGGCCGGTCTGGTCGACGACGTAGGCCGTGACGCCGTGCAGCGGCAGGCCGATCGGGACGTGCGCGGGCCAGGACTCGTCGGCGGCGGTGAGCCGGTGGGTGGTGACGGCGTGCGTCTCGGTCGGGCCGTAGAGGTTGACCAGGGTGCAGTGCGGGTGGTCGACGAAGAACGTGCGGATCTCGTCGTCGACCATCAGTTGCTCGCCCGAGACGCAGACGTATCGGAGGTGGGGGAGTTTCGTGCGAGCGTCCCGCACGGCTTGCACGTAGGGCCGGAGTGCGGCGACCGGCAGGTAGACGTGGGTGACCTCGGTGGCGGCGATCCGCTTGACCAGGGCGGGGAAGTCCCGCCGGTCCACGCCACCGCGACCGACCACCGTGCCGCCCGCGGCCAGGGTCGGGACGATCTCCTGGAAGGAGACGTCGAAGCCGAGCGGGGCGTACTGGAGGAACCGGGTGCGGGGGTTCTGGTCGAGGTAGCCGATCTGCCAGGCGGTGAGGTTCAGCAGCGGCCCATGGCCCATCAGCACGCCCTTCGGCAGGCCGCTCGACCCGGAGGTGAACATCAAGTAGGGCGCGGCCTCCGCCACTCCGCCCGGAACCTCACCCGGCTCCGCGCCGGTCGTCTCGCGCGGGCCGGCGGGCACCATCTCCACCCCGGCCAAGTCCACCCCGCGGCCGACCACGAGCCGGCACTGGGCCTTGTCCGCCATGTACTTCAGGCGGTCGGCGGGCAGGCTCGGGTCGAGCGGCAGGAAGGTCGCGCCGCACATCAGGATGGCGACCATGGCCGTCGTGGTGTCGCACAACGTCTCCGCCGCCAGGCCGACCACGTCGTGCGGTCGCACCCCGCGCCCGACCAGCTCACCCGCCAGGCGCTCGGCGTTGGTGACCAGCTCGGCGTAGGTCAGGCCGGCACCGGGCTCCTCGATGGCGGGAGCGTCGGGAGTCCGGCTCGCGGTCCGGCGGATCCAGTCCACCAACGTCGGCGCGGGCACCCGGCCGGGGTAGCCGTCGGTGCGCAGGGAGTCCACCCACGACGAGTCGGTGAACAGGTCCGCCACCGACCGTGACCCGTCCTGGACGGCCCGGCGCAACGCCGTGCGCAGGGAGTCCAGCAGGCCATCGGCCACGGCGGGCGCGATGAGCTGCCGGTCGTACTCCAGTTCCAGCAGCCAGCCGCCCTCGCGCGGGGTCGCGCCCAGCCACAGGTCGAACTTGGCGGTGTCGTTGCCGGGTTCGCGGACGTCCAGGATGGTGCTGCCGGGGGTGCCCTCGAAGGTGTCCTGCATGGCCAGCATCGCCGAGAAGAGCGGATTGCGGTTGCTGGTGCGGTCCTGGCGCAGGAGCGCCACGAGCTGGTTGAAGGTGACGCCGACGTTGGCGCGGCAGTGGTCCACGGCGGTGCGCACGACATCGGCGATGTGCTCGTCCACCGGGCGCGACCAGTCCACGTCCACCCGGACCGGCAGGGTGTTGACGAAGAAGCCGCACAGGTCGTAGGAGCCGACCGTCCGGCGGGCGGTGAACGGGCTGCCCACCAGCACGCTCGTCACCCCGCCGTGCCGGGCCAGCACCGCCCCGTACACGGCGGT
This DNA window, taken from Saccharothrix variisporea, encodes the following:
- a CDS encoding acyl carrier protein, which gives rise to MTTTHSRRDEVTEAVKRLVIRESRLSLSPADIADDEPLNGAVLRINSLGFLGMLVRLEDELDVVLPDDLFTGKVFTVVSDLVDVVLRAVEEHR
- a CDS encoding class I adenylate-forming enzyme family protein, which encodes MTLLHHVLDRAVADHPDAPALSHGTETMTFAELDLAARRAAGLLAGLGVRRGDRVVVCVPGGTAVPALLFACARSGAVFSVVHERTPVAALVHVLEDCEPAVLVTDDPAAQVAAVQRGIKTVTLAEVRSAPDSDAVDAPVLAVDPVCLIYTSGSTGRPKAVVSTHAQVVFAAQAIQSVLEYRPGDVVFCALPLSFDYGLYQVFLGLLSGACVRLATAEDAGPRLLRELVLHRATVLPAVPAMAKGLARLLSRPGAQPPPLRLVTNTGAAMPEEPLRQLRSSIPGLRVQLMFGLTECKRATIMPPDEDLRRPGACGRALPGTEVFTVAEDGRRLPPGEVGEIVVRGPNVMAGYWRRPELTAQRFRLVEGLFPQLHTGDYGHLDADGYLYFSGRRDDLYKERGFRVSATEVEAAAHRVAGVRSAAVLPPGDGREGAVLFVVGEVVPDQVLIGLRAELEEFKIPGRCLVVEDIPLTRNGKVDRRALAEGL
- a CDS encoding non-ribosomal peptide synthetase codes for the protein MSTDAAPTNAAPANAAATNAATATKAYADTGVATLLPLTESQKGLLVVDGWVTTAQIYNQLMHVELDPTLAPDTVLDALTVLVAVQPGLRQVFLALPEMHARLTPPPTRETLPVKRVDVPASGYAAACTAVAAELGGEPFDLHTGPAYRFGYVRATDGSAAAVILCAHHVVGDGVSMGPLVRDLEAALAGKLTTELVAARETAFARELHAQNRTATAQSTVDAARAWAERLRDVPPLVLSPRPDRPHETDFTGARVSWLLSEQDNELLRQTCKRLSVTPFVLFTAVYGAVLARHGGVTSVLVGSPFTARRTVGSYDLCGFFVNTLPVRVDVDWSRPVDEHIADVVRTAVDHCRANVGVTFNQLVALLRQDRTSNRNPLFSAMLAMQDTFEGTPGSTILDVREPGNDTAKFDLWLGATPREGGWLLELEYDRQLIAPAVADGLLDSLRTALRRAVQDGSRSVADLFTDSSWVDSLRTDGYPGRVPAPTLVDWIRRTASRTPDAPAIEEPGAGLTYAELVTNAERLAGELVGRGVRPHDVVGLAAETLCDTTTAMVAILMCGATFLPLDPSLPADRLKYMADKAQCRLVVGRGVDLAGVEMVPAGPRETTGAEPGEVPGGVAEAAPYLMFTSGSSGLPKGVLMGHGPLLNLTAWQIGYLDQNPRTRFLQYAPLGFDVSFQEIVPTLAAGGTVVGRGGVDRRDFPALVKRIAATEVTHVYLPVAALRPYVQAVRDARTKLPHLRYVCVSGEQLMVDDEIRTFFVDHPHCTLVNLYGPTETHAVTTHRLTAADESWPAHVPIGLPLHGVTAYVVDQTGHLAPVGVPGDLHLGGLCPAEGYLNDPEKTAKGFLPDRFAGEGRMYRTGDLVVRDEHGVLVFLGRGDTQVKIRGYRVELGEVDTVANQVEGVRQAVTIAVGEGADRELVLFLVGDADHRQVRDRLTAALPAYMVPTRIHDLDKVPTSGTGKTDHTALAALDKLQKTTETTGPVEYADDLERDLAALWCEVLDVEGVEPARSLLEYGAHSLNVFTALARVEEDHGVAVPVADFFRVPTVSALAALVRRLREEEGL
- a CDS encoding glutamate-5-semialdehyde dehydrogenase, encoding MTVDEILSAATAARDAAPPPGDDRYAAYCDELAVRLGKHWDAVLEANAEDVARGVAKGLPVSLVDRLRLTEDHLGVLVGLAERVKAWLPAVTAEGPPIRGELGFTARKVPKPLGTVLMIYEARPTVTVEGALLPVAVGNVAVLRGGGEIAATNVALGAVIGEALAASGLPEMAHVLAETDRRMVRELLKRYDAIDALIPRGSPSLIDHCRTASAIPVIASGGGVNHLYVDRSADLDLVVDIALDAKLTEPTACNSLEMVLAHDEVADELVRRFTARSDAFALRLDPRLSAEDPRVIPLAEHDDGREFLDRSFGLRPVPDLDAALRHIRRHGSRHTEGVAATDPVVVDRFLRGADAAALVVNGSMRLHDGPTMGLGPELSISTGRLHVRGPVGLSALLTHSWAIEGAGAVRGTGGTR
- a CDS encoding acyl carrier protein; its protein translation is MVVTVPDEVVDRTWSPVLDGLHAAELDCLQANLAAVADRHHGGGAHVALGAAPRFCPTFPPDGPPSLDVPVDTRLDEASRLLGLSVAVREDGLDGPALRRLAAAEGPLYVVGDAHTMPWVPYFGQKHMEHSFLLTESGVVVDAYHNDTPWGSARPGVWRLADLDAAVPKSSAFVLTAGALPPSEVDCELVATARAIDGALVDRYVAAVREHSDRPAGWDALVLDVWLLARTRALHARWLASVGVDDGGRAAEGARAWLTLASQTYVAMRRAQRGGGMPSALVDRVHELLLADSALDAELAAGAVRSTVVGALASVLELDAGVVDGPLRELPKFNSFRLVDVIERVESALDVELDPDDLATSDLRDVDALTGLFRRAVERP
- a CDS encoding TrpB-like pyridoxal phosphate-dependent enzyme, producing the protein MTAAWRSVLPHLGYDLPPDLTPSQAAGPVSTGLPLELVRQSVSLREWWDIPEEVVAQYRKYRPTPLWRATAFEREVDARVPVYVKYEGGNISGSHKLNTALAQAFYYKRAGITEVVTGTGAGQWGTALAAACAAFGLRCTVFMVGGSLRDKPYRGSLMRLLGATVHASPSGLTSLTEGGNSLALAIGEAVEYARGGEGRAFCIGSGENYSILHQSVIGLEAIEQLDALGAEVDTVVGSVGAGSNFGGIALPFHARHRAGEAEAVRLLAVESSATPKLTRGVYAYDHTDATGSGPMEAMYSIGSSFSIPASHSAGLRFHGAAKLLSAMRHHGSVDAVAVGQREALDAGRRFAVSELVVPAPESGHALAGAARAARESTRGVLVCVSGHGLLDLSAYDQLLAGQVRDLAADEAALAAATAGLRLVEADLTGVK
- a CDS encoding alpha/beta fold hydrolase, which produces MSAGTLPGRLIPFVRRKDRPVCVMVPGAGGGLGPYLRLASYLGGTHNVYAVRSTGLLPDEEPEESIPGMAETVLATLDDAGIVPDLVFGWSQGGVVAWEVCADLAARGSTPDLVVVDSSPEPWPSTVERDGAIRDVIVAQLGARPAQDTVDRLVRTFEAHVRALSAHRVERPYDGRVLLLLCADEGVPPEEAARWHELARHLERGTLRASHFEVFDPEHLPELTAAIGAFLGREEEVTR